A region of the Candidatus Limnocylindrales bacterium genome:
TGCTTCGGTGCTGTCGCCGAACATCGCCTTCTTCTCGGTCCAGGTCGAGATCGCCTCGTCCTGGACGTCGACGATCAGCTGCGCATCCGCCATCGTCAGCGGCTCGACGGCTTCGAGAACGAAACCCGAGCGAACCGGCATCGAATTGATCAGCGCCTGCACCGCCAGGTGGAAGGTGCCCGGGTCGAGCGCCGTGATTTCGACCAGGCAGGAGAACACGTTGTCGCCGGCGATGTCGTCGCCGTTGCCGAGGTTGCCGTTGTCGAGCAGCGTACAGACGGCGTTGCCGGTCGGCTCGAAGGCGCCGTCGACCTGGAACGCCTGCACGCTTGCGGTGTCCAGCTGCGGGTCCGGAACGATCTGGGCGAGGATGCGGACCGAGGTCGGATCATCGACGACCAGCGCTGCGGGCGCTGCCTCGACGATGATCGAGGAGGTGGCATCGATCGTCACTTCGTCGGGCTCGCTGACGTCGGCGCCGTCGCTGACCACGAGGCGCGCGACGTACTGGCCGATCAGATCGGGCAGCAGCGTGGGCGTGGAGGTGTTCGCGTTCTGAAGGATCGCCTGGCTGCCGTCGGGCACCGACACCAGCGTCCATTCGTAGCTGAGCTCGTCGCCGTCGTCGTCGGAGGAGCCGCTGCCGTCGAGCATTTCGCCGACGCCGACCACGGCGGTCCCGTCGTCGCCGGCATCGGCCACCGGGACGGAGTTCGCGCACGGACACAGGAGCTGGAGGTTCTGACCGACCGCGATCTTCAGCGCATAGAGCGCATCGGTGGTAAGGATCTTGTCATCGCCATTGGGGTCGCAGATGCACGGCTCCGCGTCGCATTGATCGCCACCGACGGCCGCCTTCAGGATCCCGAGCGCATCGCTCGTGTTCGGCTTGACGCCGTTGCTTACGGGCTGCCCGCAATCGCCGAGCGCCGCGGCCGCCGTCGTCGCTGCGCTGATCGCCAGAACCGTTGCGAGCGCTGCGCGCCGGAACCAGAGCCATCCTTTCATCGCAATCCCCTCCCGCGGCACGTTCAGGCCGGCCCCCCGGCGCACGCCGCAGGACCGCAGTATGCGAAATCCGGCCACGGCACTACCAGCGGCGTCTTTCGCGGCTACCCACTCGATAGAGGGCATCGGCCGCAAAATGGACGCCCGCCCCTCGTGTCCGAGGCGCGGGCGTCGTCACCGCGGGCTCAGTCGCCCTTGTCGCGGAAGATCCAGGGCGTGCTGAGCTGGGAGGGGCCGGAATACTGTGAGCCCCAGCAGTCGCCGGCGTCGTTGATCAACTGGACGATCACGGCGTTCTCCTGCGCAAAGGGCCACGGCATTCCGTTTTCATCGGGCATCGACAGATTTCCGCGGCTTGCGCCGAGGGCGATGCTGGTGCGGCCGCTCTCCTCGGGCCTCAGGCGCAGGCGGAAGATGCCGTCGGGAGTGCGCGCCGAGTCCTTGTAACGCATGGAGGCGCGGCGCTGCGTCCAGCACGGCCCGTAGCGGCAGCGGCCGCCGCCGGGCGCCTTCATCGTCATCGAGAGCTGAGGCGTATCCATGATCGTGTCGTAGACGCACACCGTGTAGTTGGTGACAGCACTGATCGGGTCGCCGAATTCGATCTGCGTCGTCGGCGCGCCGTCGAACCACTCCCATTCCAGGCTGTCGAAGGCGTCGACGCCGTCATCAATGACGCGCAGCCTGGTATGGCGCGGCCTGTCGACCTGCTTGCAGTCGTTGCGCGGAAGCGTCGTGCAATCGGGCGACTCGCCCTCGTCAGGCACGCAGGCGCAGACACCGAGGCCGAGCAGCTCGGTGCAGACCGTGCCGGTGGGACAATCGGCCGAGCAGGCCGGCGCCTCCGCCAGGCCGCACGACAACGGCTCGTCGACGAGGCAGGTGCACAGATCGCCGACGGCAGTGCAGGAGGTTCCCTGCGGACAGTCGTCGACCGCGCACGCAGGCGCGGCAGCCTGCAGGCATCCAGTGGGCAGGTCGACGACGCACGCGCAGGCGCCGATGCCGAGGTCGGTGCAGGTCGTGCCGAGCGGGCAGTCGTCGGCGGCGCACTGCGGCGCCGACGCGGTCGCACAACCCGTCGGGATGCTTGCGCACGCGCAGACGCCGCCGATGTCGTTGCAGACCAGTCCGGCAGGGCACTCGCCATTGCACATCGGCGCCGCAGCCAGAGTGCAGCCGACGACGTCCGGCACGCATCCGCACGCAGCTCCACCGATGTCCTCGCAGCGAAAGCCGCTCGGACAGTCATCCGGCGCGCACGTCGGAGCCGTTGCCGCCGAGCATCCGGTCGCGGGCGTGACACAGCCGCAGGCGCCGCCGGCGTCCTGGCAGACCTGCCCCGGCGGACATTCGCCGTCGCACACCGGTGCACCTGCGGCCACGCAGCTCAATGCGTCGGGGATGCATGCGCAGCCGACTCCGGCACCCGACACGCATCGAAAGCCGTCGGGGCAGTCGGTGCTGCTGCATGCGGGCGCGGCTGCGGTCGTGCAGCCGACCTGGGCGGACACGGAAGAACTCAGAACGAGGATCGCGACCAGCCCGGTCGCGAGCGCGAAGACGGACGAGCAGCAGGGACGATGGTGCTGCATGGCAATCCCTCCCGCGACGGCAGGCTTGGCAACCGCCCACCGCCGAACCGCGATCGATGTTGATCACGGCTGATGCAGAGGAGGAACACGGTCGCGCGCCTGCCGTGAATTTTTTTAGGACTGTCTCAGCGCCCTGAAACACGGCGCAACGCGGCACGATTCCGCGGCCTCGATGCCGGGCGCGGCGGCGTCGACGCCGGCCCTCGCACCGGGCTGGAAGATTGCACGGGTTGGCCGCGCCCTGGCACGTTGCCGCGGGCCGTCGAGTGAATCGTCATTCAAAACTTGAACGCTATCGGCCTTTGCGTGCGTGGCCGCAAAGTTGAGCTGCGTCACACCCGCCGGCCGATGCAGCGACGTATCCATCAGGGGGTGAGCCGTCGCCGGGACGGCAGCACCGCCATCACCGCCGCAACCAGTCTTTCGGGAATGTCCCCGGGAACCGGATCGGCCGCCGCCGTGTCCCGGGCCAGATCCATCGTCCGGCGATAGCCGCGCAGATATTCCATGCACTCGGGACAGTCGCCGAGGTGCGCATCGAAGAGCGCGCGCTGCTCCGCGTCGAGCTCGTCGTCCAGGTAGGCAGCAAGAATGTCGATCAGCTCGCGGCAGCTCAGCTCGGTATCGCTCATGATGCTCTCCTCGAGTCTGCAGGTTGTCAGGCCGCCTCGGAGTCGGCGGCGACGGCGCCCGTGCCGGCCTGCTCCGGCAGCGGCCCACGCAGCGGCGACGGCGAGGGACGCTCCTGCGTCTGTGCGACCGAACGCTCCACCAGAAGGTCGAGCGTCCAGTCGGTGACGATGCGCAGGCGATTGCCGAAACCGACCATCTTGCTCAGGTACAGCGTCCGCCAGATGAGCCAGCCGGCGAAGCCCCAGATGCGGACGCCGAACAGGTCGACGGCCGCGAAATGCTCGCCGACGGACACCAGCGAGCCATGATCGAAGTAGCGGAACGCCCGCGTCCTCTTTCCCCGCAGCAGGCGCACGAGATTCCTGGCCGTGTGGCTTCCCTGCTGGAATGCGACCTGCCCGAGCGGAGGCAGCGCGCGACCGCTGTTCCCGTCGATGGCGGCCGCCGCATCGCCGAGTACGAAGACGTCCTCGAAGCCGGCCGCCCGTAGGTCGGCCTGCACGATCGCGCGGCCGCTGCCGTCGACGCGCAGCGGCGCACACGCAAGCAGTGGCGATGCCGCCACGCCGGCGCACCAGATGCACGTGCGTGCCGGAATGACGGCTCCATCGGACAGATGCACGGCATTGGCCGTCACGGCAGCAACGCGGCATCCGAGCTGTACCTGGCAGCGCATGCGCGAGAGCTGCCGGCCGGTGATGCGCACGACGCTGTCGCGCCAGCCCGGAAGGATCTGCGGGCCCGATTGCACGAGGATGACCCGCACCAGGTCCGCGTCGATCTCCGGGTAGCGTGCGAGCAGCACCTGGAAGATGAGGTCGTGGATCTCGCTGGCCACCTCGACGCCGGTCGGTCCTGCGCCGACGACGACGAACGTGAGAAGCTCGCGCTGCAGCTGCTCGCCGCCACCGGCGGCGGCGCGCTCGAAGCACTCGATGACCTGGTTGCGGACCGCGCTGGCGTCGCCCAGCTCCTTCATGAAGAAGGCGTGCTCGCGCACCCCGCGCGTGCCGAAGGTCTGATTGCAGGAGCCCGGAGCCAGGACCAGGTAGTCGTAGTCGATCTCGACGTCGTGATCGACGCTGCTGCTGCCGTGCGCCGCCGCTTCCACGTGCGCGACCAGCTTGCGGCGCACCGGGTCGATCGCCTCCACGCTGGCCTTCCGAAACCGCACGTTGGTGGATTCGAAGATACGCCGGAAAGGGTTGGCGACCTGGCGCAGCTCGATGGCGCCGGCGGCGGCGCTCGGCAGCAACGGCGGGAACAGGAAGTAGTTGCGCCGGTCCAGGACCTCGATGTCGAGGTCGGGGTGATAGCCTAGCCGGCGGTCGAGGCCGAGCGCCGTGTAGAGGCCGGCAAAGCCGCCACCGACGATGACGACGCGCCGGCGAACGCCCGAGGATCTCCAGCGCGCGTAGATCCACGTCTGCTTCAGCCCGATCACCGTCAGAACGCCCAGGAGCAGCGTGGCACCGGCGGCGAACGCGGTTGCCAGCGGCCGCACCGGCGCCAGGAACGGCACCGTCACCCACATCAGAAGGTCGAAGGCGAAGAAGCCCCGTGCCAGCCAGTGCACGGCTGTCCGCGCGCGGCGTCGCATGGAAGTACGGCGAAACAGCCACCCCGCCACCGACGCCAGCAGCGCGATGGCCATCGTGTGGACGACGAGAAGCAGGGCGTAGTTGGCCGATTGCTGCCGCGCCAGGTTGGCCAGCGCGCTGCCGAGCGACTGCATGAGCGAGGTCGTTCCCGAAGCCCAGCTCGCTTCCAGCACCGCCACGCTCCAGCTCGCGGCGTAGAGAGCCCAGGCGAACAGCAGCGCGATCGAAACGGTCAGCTTGGCGGCAAGAGCGAGGTTGGGAAGGCGGTGGTGCTCGATCTTGCGCATCCGGAAAACTGTTGCGAGCACGCGCGCCCGGCCATCGCGCATGGATTCGCTGCTTCGTTGGATGCCGCTTGCGGAAAAAGGGAACGGGCGAGAGCGTACTTTTTCAACGCTTCGGACGCCGCGACAGGATCGCCTCGGCCAGCTCGTCGGGAAGCTCGGTCTCCAGCTCCTCGTCCTCGAAGGCCGAGCGGGCAGCGTCGATGGTGGCCTCGTATCGGCGAAGGTAGCCGGCGCAGGCGCCGCAGGAGCGCCGGTGCGTGTCGGCTTCGGCCGCGGTCTCGGCGGTCAGCTCGCGCGCAAGGTAGCTCTCGATGGCGGCCACGAACTCGGCGCAGGTCACGCGCGCGCCGATATCACGGAGAATGGCGGCAACCAAGATCGCGCTACCGTGCGCGGCCGGGCACCTTCAGCCTGAGGCGGTACAAGCCGGTGTGCGCCGTGATGTAGAGCGTCTTGCGGTCGTCGTCGCCGAACGCAAAGTTGGCCGGCAGCTCCGGTCCCTGGATCGTCCCGAGGTGCTCTCCCTTCGCCGACAGGATCCACAGGCCGCCAGGGCCGGCAACGTAGAGATTGCCGAGCTCGTCCACCTCCAGACCATCGAGCGCCGTCTCTCCCGGCTGCGAGGTCATGTCGAAGAAGAGCTCGCCGTTGCCGTAGCCTCCGGCCGCGTTGCGGGAGAAGCGCGTGATCGTCTTGGCGCCAGGGTCCCAGTTGGTCACGTACAGGTGGCTCTCGTCGGGTGAGAAGTTGATCCCGTTGGGACCGCTCAGCTCGTCACTGACGAGCTCGAGCCGCCCGTCGCGCAGACAGAACACGCCGGTGAAGCCGAGCTCGCGGCGCGGGTCGTCGTGATAGCGCGGAAGGCCGAAGGGAGGATCGGTGAAGCACAGAGCGCCGTCGCTGCGATAGACGAGGTCGTTGGGGCTGTTCAGCCGCTTGCCCTCGTAGCTGTCGGCCAGCGTCGTAACGACGCCGTTCTTCTCGATGCGCGTGACGCGCCGGTTGCCGTGCTCGCAGATGGTCAGGCGCCCCTGCCCGTCCAGCGCCAGGCCGTTGGAGCCGGGCTGGCGATACTCGCCGATGTCGAGGCCCGCATAGCCGCTCCTGGTGCGGTACAGCGACACCTGGCCGTCGCGGCTCCACCGGTAGATGCGATTGGCGTTCGGATCGCTGAACAGCAGGCCGTCCGGCGTCCAGACCGGCCCCTCGATGAACTCGAAGCCTGCGGCCACCTTCTCGATGCGGACATCGGGCGCGACGATGGCATCGAGCGCAGCGTCGTTGCGCTCGATCCTGGTCTCGAGGGGCTCGCCGGCGCGAGCCTTCTCCCTGCCGTAGAATTCCAGGGTGGCCGAACGAAGCCATACGAAGTTCGCCGGCGGGTCGGACAGAGGGCCGTTGGCGACGAAGATCGCCGCGGTCATCGTCTGCCCCGGCCTCGCGTCGCGCGTCAGCACGACGCGGTTGGCGGTGTTGAATCCAGCAATCACCGAGCCGCCGCTCTGCCCGACCGCTGCGGGCAGCTCGCCGTCGACCCATACCTCGGCATAGTCGTCGGCGACGACCTCGAGCACGACCGTGGAGCCGGCCACCGCATGCCGCGCGACGTGGCCGGGCAGCGTCACGCGCAGCCGATACCATCCGAAGGACAGCCGACCGTTGCCGCGCCGCTGCAGGAGCGTCTGCGGCTCGATCACCGGCCAGCCGGAGTCGTCGAAGCCGGCCGTGCCCGCTCGCGGCGAGATGTCGTGCGTGCGGTTGGCCGCACCACTGGCCTTGAGGTCGGCGCCGACGCTGCGGTGCGCGACGACTTCGATGGCCGCATCCGCGTAGCGCCACTCGCCTCCCACCACCGCCAGTGCCGCGGGGTCGGAAAGATCGACGGCGGCATCCGGCGATGTTGCATACGGCCCGAGCTGAGCACCGGCCGTCGCGGACACCGTCGCGGACATGGTCATCACTGCCAGCGCCAGCAGCACCGGAGACGGGAAAACGAAATTGCGGTTCATCATGCGTATCTCGGTCCGAAAAGGACGGGGAGGCGCCGGACCGGGCGGGGTTCCGGCCCGGCGCCGCGTGCGCATCGCCGCGTCGAGGTCGCTTGGACGTCGGCCGTAGCGTGCGCCGTGGGGAAGCTACTCGGCCTTGCCGCCGAGCTTCTTGCACTCTTCGGCGGTCGTCATCGTGAAGCCCTGGCCCTTGCAGGCGTTCTTGCCCGCGCACGCATGGCCTGCGCCGCCGCAGCCGCCCGTGCCCTTGCAGGCATTGACGCCGTGGCACTTGACCTTGGCCGTCGCCTTGTCCGCGGCCTTGGCGGCCTCTTCGGCCATCGCCGTTCCGCTCAGGAACAGCCCGGCCACCGCTGCGGCCATGAGAGAGGTTCTCATCGTCTTGTTCATCGTCTTCTCCTTGGTTGGTTCCGGCGTGAGCCGGCGTCTGTGTGGTTCAGCTGCGCGCCGGCATCGTCGGCCGCAGCGCGGACGGCAACACCGGCGACGGATCGCTCTCCCGCGGCTGGAAAGCCCGTTCCACGAGAGCGTCGAGTGAAACAGGACCGGGGCCGGCGACGGTCAGCCACGCGAAGAGCACGATGTAGAGCGTCTCGACGAGGCCGAAGAGCGCCGCAGCGCCGTCGATGCTTGCCCATTGCGCGGTGGCGATGGCGACGACCATCGTGCCGATGAGCGGCAGCGCAGCGATGCGCGTGGCCAGTCCCGCGACGAGCAGCAGCCCGCAGGTCAGTTCGGTGAATGCCACGAAGGGTGCCTGCAGCTCGGGAAAAGGGATGCCGAGCTCGGCGAAGAAGCCGATGACCTGTTCGAGGTTGCCGAGCTTGCCCCAGCCCGTGGACGCGAACGTCCAGCCGACGACGATGCGCGCCAGAAGCGGCGGCAGCCAGCTCAGCGGCCGGGCGACGAGAGCGGGGAGCTCATGGACGAAGTAGCGGATGCGCTGCATGGAACGGCCTCCTGTGCCGCTCCGATGCCCGCGCACCGACGCCGGTTACGCGAGGAAGGCGATGGCAAGAAAACGCGGAGCTTCTGCAACGCGTCCAGCCTGCGGCGAGCACACTGCGGCTGCGTCCGATCCGACATCGACGTCGCCGCTTGCGCGTCCGCGTTCGCGGCGCGCGCGTGCAGTCGCTACCGCCGAGCGTTGAGCCGTGCGTAGACGCCGCGGTTGGCGCGATAGATGCGGACGAACTGCGCGAACCTCTCGTCGTAGAGGGCGCCGTTGCCGGCGTCGGGCTCGTACTCCTGCACACACCGGACGCGCGCCGGCACCTCGTCGAAGCGAATGAGGCCGAGGCCGACGGCGCCGATGAATGCGGCGCCGCGCACGTTGGCCTGGATCGGATCCTTCATGCGGCGCACCGGCCGCCGCAGCACGTCCGCGAAGATGCGGCACCATACCGGCGAGTTGGCGCCGCCGCCGACCATGTGGATGGGGCCCGTGGCGCGGCCGAGCACCTTCTCGAACGGGCTGAGCAGCCAGCGCGTGTTCAGCGCCACGCCCTCGAGCACGGCACGGATGATGTCCTCGCGCGAGTTCTCCAGCGACAGGTTGTAGATCGCCGCGCGCACGTGCCGGTCCTCCACCGGCGCGCGCTCGCCGTAGATCCACGGCGTATAGATGACGCCGTTGCTGCCGGCCGGCGTCTTCTCGGCAATCCGGTCGATCACCTGGAAGACGTCCGGCACCTGCGCTTCCTGCAGCAGCTCGTCCTTGTGGTAGAGGATCCGGTCGCGCAGGAACGTCAGATTGCCGCCGGCGGTCGCCTGCAGCCCCGTCAAGAGGTAGCGGCCCGCAATGGCGCACGGCACCGCCGCCATTGCCGAGACCAGATCCGTCTTCTTGCGCGGCAGGTGGGCGCCGAGCCACGAAGACGTGCCGATGTAGAGATGGGTGTCGTAGTCGCGCACCGCGCCCGAGCCGACGGCCGCAGCCGAGGTATCGATGGCGCCCGCGACGACCATGACCGTCGGCGGCAGCCCCAGCTCGGCGGAAACCTCCGCCCGCAGGGGCCCGAGAGTCTCGGTGCAGGCGACGATGTCGGGGAACTTGTCGGCGTCGATGCCCGAGCGTCGCACCAGAAGGTCGTCGTACGAGACGCTACCGCCGCGATTGTCGGTGACCCACGATGTCAGGATCGAGTCGTGCGTGGCGACGAAGCGTCCCGTCAGGCGCAGGTTCAGATAGTCGAGCACGTTGAGGAACTTGTGCGTGCGCTCGTAGACCTGCGGCCGCTCGTGCCTGACGAACAGCATGTGGGCGGCGGGGTCCTTGCCCGCCAGCGAGGGCGCGCCTCCGGTCAGGCGGATCCAGCGCCACAAACGGCGCGCGTCGTAGCCGGCCACGCGTACGGGCCCATGCGTGATCTTTCGCAGATGGTCCGCGCCGCGAGCGTCCATCCACAGGACCGCGTTCATCAGCGCCTTGCCGTCGCGATCGACCGCAACCGTACCCTCGCCTTGCGTGCTGCAGCAGACGGCGACGACGGCCCTTGCGATGTCGGGGTGCCTGGCGACGAGCCGCCTCGATACGCTCACCAGCGCCGACCACCACGCGTGCGGATCCTGCTCGGCCCCGCCGCCCGGCAGCAGGATCGTCTCGACGCTCTGGAACTCCCAGGCTGCCACTTCGCCGTCGACCGAAACGAGCGCCGCCTTGCAGCCGGACGTCCCGAGGTCGATGGCGAGAATCCACTGCGAGGGCGCGTTCATGCGCCGCGAAGGCCGTCCTTGCGCGCGATCTCCATGTCCTGCTTGCCGGTGACGATGCCGAAGAGCGCGTCGGTCAGCGGCTCGGGCAGCGTCGTGATGGGCTGGCCCGTGGCCAGGGCCTGCACGTAGATGGTCGCCACCTTCTCGAGCAGCTCGACGTACGTGAACGTCTTTTCGAGGTTCGGGCCCACGGCCAGCGCGCCGTGGTTCTGCAGCAGATAGCAGTGGCATCGGTTGGAGAGCCGGGCCACGACGTTCGACAGCAATTCCTCGGAACCCGACAGCCCGTATGCCGCCACCTCCACGGTCGGCCCGATCGAGATCACCACCTCGTCGAAGAGCGCCGGGATCGGCTTGTTCAGCACCGCCAGCACGCTCGCGTTGATCTGGTGCGTGTGGATGACGGCGCTGACGTCGCGCCGGTTGCGGTAGCAGGCGATGTGCATCGGCGTCTCGATCGACGGGTCGCGATGTCCTTCGATGCGGCCGAGATCGAAGTCCACGACGCAGAGATCGTCGAGTTGCATGTCGTCGTAAGGCAAGGTCGAGGGAGTGACGACGACCGCCTCCTCGCCATCGACCAGCGCCGAGACGTTGCCCGCGCTGCCCGAGTGCGTGCCGAAGTAGCCGCGCTCCGACAGCCGCTTGCTGACCTCCAGGACCTGCCGCTTCCAAGCGTCGTACTTTCCCATCCTCGCTCCTTCGGGGCCGGCTCTCGAAGCCCCGGTCCTACTCCACGCTTTCGAGCACCGTGCGGAATCGCGCCAGCGCATCGTCGATGACGTCATCGGTGTCCGCCATGCTCGTGTAGAGGCGGCTGCCGGCCAGCGTGATGATGCCGGCCGCCGTGAACGCGGCGCCGTACTCCTCGCCCATCTTCTTTCGCTGCATGATCTTGAAGAAGAACTCGGGGTCGTCCACGTCCACCAGCAGGACGCCGTGCGTCTCCAGGTGCACGATCGAGCCGTGGTTGTAGGCGAAAAACGGCAGCCCCAGCTCCTCGCACATCGCCTGCAGGCCCGCCGCCAGGCGATCGCCGGCGCGGCCCGCGATGATCGGCGCGTCCGTGCGCTCCATCTCGAGGATCGCGAAGTATCCTGCCGCCGAGCTGATCGGGTTGGCCGACAGCGTCCCGCCGACCAGCGTCTTCTGCGTGCCGCCGCCGATACCCGCCGCGAACGTGCTCATCACGTCGGCGCGTCCGCCCACGCCGCCCGCGGCCGGAAAACCGCCGGCGATGCACTTGCCGAACACCGTCAGGTCCGGACGCACGCCGAAGTAGCCCTGCGCGCCGCCCATGCCCAGCCGAAAGCCGGTGACGACCTCGTCGAAGACCAGCAGCGCGCCGAACTCGTCGCACAGCTCGCGCACGCGACCGTTGAAGTCGCGCTGAACCGGCCTCGACCCGCTCTCGGGCCCGATCGGCTCGACCAGCACCGCCGCGGTTCCGCCCTGCGTCCGGTTCGCCTCCAGCAGCGCGCGCAGCGCGTGGATGTCGTTGGGGTAGAACTCCTGTGTGTGCGCCAGCGTGTCGGCCGGGATCCCGGCAGCTTCGAACGCGCCGCTGCCTGGAATGCGCGTGCCGAGCACCATCTGATCGCTCCAGCCGTGATAGGCGCCGCCGACCTTGATGACCTTGGCGTTGCCGGTGAAGTTGCGCGCCGCGCGCACCGCCGCCATGCACGCTTCGGTGCCGCTGCCGAGCATGCGGAACATCTCGACCGCGGGCATGTGACGATGGATGAGCTCGGCCAGCTTCAGCTCGTACTCGTGGAACAGCCCCGTCACCGGCCCGCACTCGCGCAGGACCTCGATCACCTTGTCGCGGACCGCCGGATAGTTGCTGCCGAGAACGGTGGGGCCGCCGGCCTGGAGGAAGTCGATGTAACGATTGCCGTCGACGTCCCAGAGGTAGGGCCCGTCCGCGCGCGTGACGCTCAGCGGGAACGGATAGTTGAACGCGAGGTTGTGCTGGACGCCGCCTGGGATGCGCTGCGCCGCCCGCGCGGTCTGCTCCTTGGAGCCGCGGCAGCGGGTCTCGAACCATTCGAGCACCTCCGCCATTCGCTCGCGCCGCACCGGCCGCGGCGCCTCGGCGATCAGGCGCTTGCCGCGCGCGACGAGATCGTCCGTGTCGGGCCAGTGCGAGATCGCGTAACGCGAGCCGGTGTCGCTCGCCGCTGCGTCGTGGTCAGCCGCGGTTGCCTGCTTGATCATCGTTTTCTCCATGCGGACAGCCGCCGCCGGTCGGCGGCCTCCATGTACTTCTGCATCAGCCTGGTGGCGCGGCGGCCGTCGCCTTCCTCGAGAGCGTCGAAGACGCGCTCGTGCGCCGCCACGTAGTCGGATGGCACGGCTGCGCGCCGTCCGATCGCGCGCACGGACTCGATGTAGGCCGGCGTGATCTTGTTGAGCAGCCACATCGCCGGAAGCATCCCCGCGGCCTCGAGCACCTGCTGCGTGACCTGGAAGTCGAGCGCGGCGAAAAGATCGAGGTCGGTGCGCGAGCGCCACGCCTGCGCGACGGTGGCGCGAGCCTGCGCGAGCGCGCCGTGCTGCAGGCGGCCTGCTGCCAGCTCGAGCATGCCGAGCACGATCATGCGGCGCAGCGCCAGCGCGTCCTCGATGAGCGAGGCGGCGGTCACGCCGTCGACCGCTTCGGCCTCGCGCAGCGATGCCGGAAGGACATCGAACGTCCACTGGCCGCGCGGCCGAACGACGGCGCCCGAGCCGTGTCGAATCGAAATCAGCCCCCAGTGTTCGAGCCGGCGCAGTGCATCCCGCACGCTGACGCGGCTGGCGCCGAGGTCGCGCACCAGATCGCGCTCGGCCGGAAGACGCACGCCGCGGCCATGGACGCCCCGGACGATATCGGACAGCAGGCGATCGAAAACGGCATCGGGCACCGTGGCCGCGGCCGTCACGGCGGCGGCGGCCGGCGCAGCGACGCTGCGCGGACGGGCTTTGGGGACGGCAGCGGGGCTGAGCGAGGAGCGCGGCATTGGTCTTACCAAGTGGTCGGACCAGTCCCAGGCTCGAAGGACGATGTCAATCGCGCGAAGTACGCCGGGGGAGCGGACCTGGTACGGGCCGACGCTGCCCTCGCCCGCCTCTGCGCCGACT
Encoded here:
- a CDS encoding zf-HC2 domain-containing protein — encoded protein: MSDTELSCRELIDILAAYLDDELDAEQRALFDAHLGDCPECMEYLRGYRRTMDLARDTAAADPVPGDIPERLVAAVMAVLPSRRRLTP
- a CDS encoding NAD(P)/FAD-dependent oxidoreductase, which gives rise to MLATVFRMRKIEHHRLPNLALAAKLTVSIALLFAWALYAASWSVAVLEASWASGTTSLMQSLGSALANLARQQSANYALLLVVHTMAIALLASVAGWLFRRTSMRRRARTAVHWLARGFFAFDLLMWVTVPFLAPVRPLATAFAAGATLLLGVLTVIGLKQTWIYARWRSSGVRRRVVIVGGGFAGLYTALGLDRRLGYHPDLDIEVLDRRNYFLFPPLLPSAAAGAIELRQVANPFRRIFESTNVRFRKASVEAIDPVRRKLVAHVEAAAHGSSSVDHDVEIDYDYLVLAPGSCNQTFGTRGVREHAFFMKELGDASAVRNQVIECFERAAAGGGEQLQRELLTFVVVGAGPTGVEVASEIHDLIFQVLLARYPEIDADLVRVILVQSGPQILPGWRDSVVRITGRQLSRMRCQVQLGCRVAAVTANAVHLSDGAVIPARTCIWCAGVAASPLLACAPLRVDGSGRAIVQADLRAAGFEDVFVLGDAAAAIDGNSGRALPPLGQVAFQQGSHTARNLVRLLRGKRTRAFRYFDHGSLVSVGEHFAAVDLFGVRIWGFAGWLIWRTLYLSKMVGFGNRLRIVTDWTLDLLVERSVAQTQERPSPSPLRGPLPEQAGTGAVAADSEAA
- a CDS encoding SMP-30/gluconolactonase/LRE family protein, whose product is MMNRNFVFPSPVLLALAVMTMSATVSATAGAQLGPYATSPDAAVDLSDPAALAVVGGEWRYADAAIEVVAHRSVGADLKASGAANRTHDISPRAGTAGFDDSGWPVIEPQTLLQRRGNGRLSFGWYRLRVTLPGHVARHAVAGSTVVLEVVADDYAEVWVDGELPAAVGQSGGSVIAGFNTANRVVLTRDARPGQTMTAAIFVANGPLSDPPANFVWLRSATLEFYGREKARAGEPLETRIERNDAALDAIVAPDVRIEKVAAGFEFIEGPVWTPDGLLFSDPNANRIYRWSRDGQVSLYRTRSGYAGLDIGEYRQPGSNGLALDGQGRLTICEHGNRRVTRIEKNGVVTTLADSYEGKRLNSPNDLVYRSDGALCFTDPPFGLPRYHDDPRRELGFTGVFCLRDGRLELVSDELSGPNGINFSPDESHLYVTNWDPGAKTITRFSRNAAGGYGNGELFFDMTSQPGETALDGLEVDELGNLYVAGPGGLWILSAKGEHLGTIQGPELPANFAFGDDDRKTLYITAHTGLYRLRLKVPGRAR
- a CDS encoding DoxX family protein, with amino-acid sequence MQRIRYFVHELPALVARPLSWLPPLLARIVVGWTFASTGWGKLGNLEQVIGFFAELGIPFPELQAPFVAFTELTCGLLLVAGLATRIAALPLIGTMVVAIATAQWASIDGAAALFGLVETLYIVLFAWLTVAGPGPVSLDALVERAFQPRESDPSPVLPSALRPTMPARS
- a CDS encoding FGGY-family carbohydrate kinase codes for the protein MNAPSQWILAIDLGTSGCKAALVSVDGEVAAWEFQSVETILLPGGGAEQDPHAWWSALVSVSRRLVARHPDIARAVVAVCCSTQGEGTVAVDRDGKALMNAVLWMDARGADHLRKITHGPVRVAGYDARRLWRWIRLTGGAPSLAGKDPAAHMLFVRHERPQVYERTHKFLNVLDYLNLRLTGRFVATHDSILTSWVTDNRGGSVSYDDLLVRRSGIDADKFPDIVACTETLGPLRAEVSAELGLPPTVMVVAGAIDTSAAAVGSGAVRDYDTHLYIGTSSWLGAHLPRKKTDLVSAMAAVPCAIAGRYLLTGLQATAGGNLTFLRDRILYHKDELLQEAQVPDVFQVIDRIAEKTPAGSNGVIYTPWIYGERAPVEDRHVRAAIYNLSLENSREDIIRAVLEGVALNTRWLLSPFEKVLGRATGPIHMVGGGANSPVWCRIFADVLRRPVRRMKDPIQANVRGAAFIGAVGLGLIRFDEVPARVRCVQEYEPDAGNGALYDERFAQFVRIYRANRGVYARLNARR
- a CDS encoding class II aldolase/adducin family protein, translated to MGKYDAWKRQVLEVSKRLSERGYFGTHSGSAGNVSALVDGEEAVVVTPSTLPYDDMQLDDLCVVDFDLGRIEGHRDPSIETPMHIACYRNRRDVSAVIHTHQINASVLAVLNKPIPALFDEVVISIGPTVEVAAYGLSGSEELLSNVVARLSNRCHCYLLQNHGALAVGPNLEKTFTYVELLEKVATIYVQALATGQPITTLPEPLTDALFGIVTGKQDMEIARKDGLRGA
- a CDS encoding aminotransferase class III-fold pyridoxal phosphate-dependent enzyme; amino-acid sequence: MIKQATAADHDAAASDTGSRYAISHWPDTDDLVARGKRLIAEAPRPVRRERMAEVLEWFETRCRGSKEQTARAAQRIPGGVQHNLAFNYPFPLSVTRADGPYLWDVDGNRYIDFLQAGGPTVLGSNYPAVRDKVIEVLRECGPVTGLFHEYELKLAELIHRHMPAVEMFRMLGSGTEACMAAVRAARNFTGNAKVIKVGGAYHGWSDQMVLGTRIPGSGAFEAAGIPADTLAHTQEFYPNDIHALRALLEANRTQGGTAAVLVEPIGPESGSRPVQRDFNGRVRELCDEFGALLVFDEVVTGFRLGMGGAQGYFGVRPDLTVFGKCIAGGFPAAGGVGGRADVMSTFAAGIGGGTQKTLVGGTLSANPISSAAGYFAILEMERTDAPIIAGRAGDRLAAGLQAMCEELGLPFFAYNHGSIVHLETHGVLLVDVDDPEFFFKIMQRKKMGEEYGAAFTAAGIITLAGSRLYTSMADTDDVIDDALARFRTVLESVE